A window from Gasterosteus aculeatus chromosome 14, fGasAcu3.hap1.1, whole genome shotgun sequence encodes these proteins:
- the sh2d3ca gene encoding SH2 domain-containing protein 3C isoform X11: MGVGHMEPAESQVPYVQFSKEKYLLESPPEKLRKELEEELKLSAADIRSHGWYHGHIPREVSETLVVRNGDFLVRDSLAGVGDYVLTCRWDNEVLHFKISKVLVKSNETKVQYVLEADSFDSVQELVRFYIGQRKPVSQSSGVHIYCPVSRTLPLRYLEATFALAASKQSSAYSPSSQRGAYIKRRSVTMNDGLTMDKMISHSPSTIHHHKDAMRNCAMSMDQIQEYRRPLSPVGETPRSPAYSAITRQRAHSSGRVLAVVPPSPQMRRSSDPELSPPAGNNPAEHPAHTSHPPHSAPARHPGHQTHSSETAGSYCDLRPCPAGPPKPPNKSYVERLRVEDGRADGARVEGEGVFSAPQVETASSFRPSRYASCLMPADNKPLEMSVLKRVKELLAEVDARTAAVHITMADCTVARILGVTTELQRMMGVSSGLELLTLPHGHQLRLDLLERFYTMSIMMAVDLLGCTGSTEERAALLHKTIQLAAELKSNLGNMFGFAAVMRALELPQISRLEQTWVTLRQRHTEGAILYEKKLKPFMKNMNDGKESNALANTSVPHIIPILSLLERGMAVGEALEPWESAEVGVDVVMYHLEAARTMAHHGGIYRSNTETKLQGFQERAEIHEIFQTEFQMRLLWGSRGSEGSQSERYEKFDKVLTALSYKLEPPVRHSEL, translated from the exons ATGGGTGTAGG ccataTGGAGCCAGCGGAGAGCCAGGTGCCATATGTGCAG TTCTCCAAGGAAAAGTACCTGCTGGAGTCTCCTCCTGAAAAACTTCgtaaggagctggaggaggagctgaaactGAGTGCTGCTGACATTCGGAGCCATGGCTGGTACCATGGACACATACCCAGAGAG GTGTCGGAGACTCTGGTTGTGCGTAATGGAGATTTCCTCGTGCGCGACTCTCTGGCCGGCGTGGGCGACTACGTGCTGACCTGTCGGTGGGACAACGAGGTGCTGCACTTCAAGATCAGCAAAGTCCTGGTCAAATCCAATGAGACCAAG GTGCAGTATGTGTTGGAGGCCGACAGCTTCGACTCGGTCCAGGAGCTGGTGCGTTTCTACATCGGCCAGCGCAAACCGGTGTCCCAGTCCAGCGGGGTCCACATCTACTGCCCGGTCAGCAGGACGCTGCCCCTGCGCTACCTGGAGGCCACCTTCGCTCTGGCCGCCAGCAAGCAAAGCTCCGCCTACTCGCCGTCCAGTCAGAGGGGAGCGTACATCAAGAGGCGGAGCGTCACCATGAATGACGGGCTGACGATGGACAAGATGATATCCCACAG CCCGTCGACCATCCACCACCATAAGGACGCGATGCGGAACTGCGCGATGAGCATGGACCAGATTCAGGAGTATCGCCGCCCCTTATCCCCTGTGGGGGAAACCCCTCGGTCTCCTGCATACAGCGCCA tCACCAGGCAGAGAGCCCACTCCAGCGGGAGGGTCCTGGCTgttgtccctccctccccccagatGCGTCGCTCCAGCGACCCTGAGCTCAGCCCGCCGGCCGGTAACAACCCTGCCGAGCATCCCGCGCATACCTCGCACCCGCCGCACTCCGCGCCCGCCCGCCATCCCGGCCACCAAACCCATTCCTCAGAAACCGCGGGGAGCTACTGTGACCTGAGACCATGTCCCGCCGGGCCCCCTAAGCCCCCGAACAAGAGCTACGTGGAGCGACTGCGAGTGGAAGACGGGCGGGCGGATGGAGcgagggtggagggagagggggtgtTCAGCGCCCCGCAGGTGGAGACGGCGTCCTCGTTCAGGCCGTCCAG GTACGCGTCTTGCCTCATGCCGGCTGACAACAAGCCTCTCGAGATGTCGGTGCTGAAGAGAGTGAAGGAGCTGCTGGCTGAGGTGGATGCAAGGACCGCGGCTGTACACATCACGATGGCGGACTGCACG GTGGCTAGAATATTAGGTGTAACCACGGAGCTGCAAAGGATGATGGGAGTGTCTTCTGGGTTGGAGTTACTCACACTACCGCATGGACACCAGCTAAGACTTGATCTACTGGAGAG GTTCTACACCATGTCCATCATGATGGCAGTGGACCTGCTCGGCTGCACGGGCAGCACAGAGGAGAGGGCCGCGCTGCTCCACAAGACCATCCAGTTGGCAGCGGAGTTGAAAAGCAACCTGGGCAACATGTTTGGCTTTGCCGCAGTGATGAGAGCCCTGGAGCTGCCGCAG ATTTCCCGCCTTGAGCAGACGTGGGTGACATTAcgccagagacacacagagggcgCTATTCTATATGAGAAAAAGTTAAAACCTTTCATGAAGAATATGAACGATGGGAAAG AGTCGAACGCCCTCGCCAACACGTCCGTTCCCCACATAATCCCCATCCTGTCCCTATTGGAGCGGGGCATGGCGGTCGGCGAGGCGCTGGAGCCCTGGGAGAGTGCCGAGGTGGGAGTAGATGTGGTCATGTACCACCTGGAGGCAGCTCGTACCATGGCACATCACGGGGGGATCTACAGGAGCAACACTGAGACCAAACTGCAGG GATTCCAGGAGCGAGCAGAAATACACGAGATCTTCCAGACCGAGTTCCAGATGCGTCTCCTGTGGGGCAGCCGTGGCTCCGAGGGCAGCCAGTCGGAGCGCTACGAGAAGTTCGACAAGGTCCTCACGGCTCTCTCGTACAAGCTGGAGCCTCCGGTGCGCCACAGCGAGCTAtag
- the sh2d3ca gene encoding SH2 domain-containing protein 3C isoform X8 produces the protein MGVGHMEPAESQVPYVQFSKEKYLLESPPEKLRKELEEELKLSAADIRSHGWYHGHIPREVSETLVVRNGDFLVRDSLAGVGDYVLTCRWDNEVLHFKISKVLVKSNETKVQYVLEADSFDSVQELVRFYIGQRKPVSQSSGVHIYCPVSRTLPLRYLEATFALAASKQSSAYSPSSQRGAYIKRRSVTMNDGLTMDKMISHSDSDSPSPVKTPVTPPEPEPEPVPNCSPSTIHHHKDAMRNCAMSMDQIQEYRRPLSPVGETPRSPAYSAITRQRAHSSGRVLAVVPPSPQMRRSSDPELSPPAGNNPAEHPAHTSHPPHSAPARHPGHQTHSSETAGSYCDLRPCPAGPPKPPNKSYVERLRVEDGRADGARVEGEGVFSAPQVETASSFRPSRYASCLMPADNKPLEMSVLKRVKELLAEVDARTAAVHITMADCTVARILGVTTELQRMMGVSSGLELLTLPHGHQLRLDLLERFYTMSIMMAVDLLGCTGSTEERAALLHKTIQLAAELKSNLGNMFGFAAVMRALELPQISRLEQTWVTLRQRHTEGAILYEKKLKPFMKNMNDGKESNALANTSVPHIIPILSLLERGMAVGEALEPWESAEVGVDVVMYHLEAARTMAHHGGIYRSNTETKLQGFQERAEIHEIFQTEFQMRLLWGSRGSEGSQSERYEKFDKVLTALSYKLEPPVRHSEL, from the exons ATGGGTGTAGG ccataTGGAGCCAGCGGAGAGCCAGGTGCCATATGTGCAG TTCTCCAAGGAAAAGTACCTGCTGGAGTCTCCTCCTGAAAAACTTCgtaaggagctggaggaggagctgaaactGAGTGCTGCTGACATTCGGAGCCATGGCTGGTACCATGGACACATACCCAGAGAG GTGTCGGAGACTCTGGTTGTGCGTAATGGAGATTTCCTCGTGCGCGACTCTCTGGCCGGCGTGGGCGACTACGTGCTGACCTGTCGGTGGGACAACGAGGTGCTGCACTTCAAGATCAGCAAAGTCCTGGTCAAATCCAATGAGACCAAG GTGCAGTATGTGTTGGAGGCCGACAGCTTCGACTCGGTCCAGGAGCTGGTGCGTTTCTACATCGGCCAGCGCAAACCGGTGTCCCAGTCCAGCGGGGTCCACATCTACTGCCCGGTCAGCAGGACGCTGCCCCTGCGCTACCTGGAGGCCACCTTCGCTCTGGCCGCCAGCAAGCAAAGCTCCGCCTACTCGCCGTCCAGTCAGAGGGGAGCGTACATCAAGAGGCGGAGCGTCACCATGAATGACGGGCTGACGATGGACAAGATGATATCCCACAG TGACTCAGACAGTCCCAGTCCAGTTAAGACACCAGTGACCCCTCCAGAACCAGAGCCGGAACCTGTGCCCAACTGCAG CCCGTCGACCATCCACCACCATAAGGACGCGATGCGGAACTGCGCGATGAGCATGGACCAGATTCAGGAGTATCGCCGCCCCTTATCCCCTGTGGGGGAAACCCCTCGGTCTCCTGCATACAGCGCCA tCACCAGGCAGAGAGCCCACTCCAGCGGGAGGGTCCTGGCTgttgtccctccctccccccagatGCGTCGCTCCAGCGACCCTGAGCTCAGCCCGCCGGCCGGTAACAACCCTGCCGAGCATCCCGCGCATACCTCGCACCCGCCGCACTCCGCGCCCGCCCGCCATCCCGGCCACCAAACCCATTCCTCAGAAACCGCGGGGAGCTACTGTGACCTGAGACCATGTCCCGCCGGGCCCCCTAAGCCCCCGAACAAGAGCTACGTGGAGCGACTGCGAGTGGAAGACGGGCGGGCGGATGGAGcgagggtggagggagagggggtgtTCAGCGCCCCGCAGGTGGAGACGGCGTCCTCGTTCAGGCCGTCCAG GTACGCGTCTTGCCTCATGCCGGCTGACAACAAGCCTCTCGAGATGTCGGTGCTGAAGAGAGTGAAGGAGCTGCTGGCTGAGGTGGATGCAAGGACCGCGGCTGTACACATCACGATGGCGGACTGCACG GTGGCTAGAATATTAGGTGTAACCACGGAGCTGCAAAGGATGATGGGAGTGTCTTCTGGGTTGGAGTTACTCACACTACCGCATGGACACCAGCTAAGACTTGATCTACTGGAGAG GTTCTACACCATGTCCATCATGATGGCAGTGGACCTGCTCGGCTGCACGGGCAGCACAGAGGAGAGGGCCGCGCTGCTCCACAAGACCATCCAGTTGGCAGCGGAGTTGAAAAGCAACCTGGGCAACATGTTTGGCTTTGCCGCAGTGATGAGAGCCCTGGAGCTGCCGCAG ATTTCCCGCCTTGAGCAGACGTGGGTGACATTAcgccagagacacacagagggcgCTATTCTATATGAGAAAAAGTTAAAACCTTTCATGAAGAATATGAACGATGGGAAAG AGTCGAACGCCCTCGCCAACACGTCCGTTCCCCACATAATCCCCATCCTGTCCCTATTGGAGCGGGGCATGGCGGTCGGCGAGGCGCTGGAGCCCTGGGAGAGTGCCGAGGTGGGAGTAGATGTGGTCATGTACCACCTGGAGGCAGCTCGTACCATGGCACATCACGGGGGGATCTACAGGAGCAACACTGAGACCAAACTGCAGG GATTCCAGGAGCGAGCAGAAATACACGAGATCTTCCAGACCGAGTTCCAGATGCGTCTCCTGTGGGGCAGCCGTGGCTCCGAGGGCAGCCAGTCGGAGCGCTACGAGAAGTTCGACAAGGTCCTCACGGCTCTCTCGTACAAGCTGGAGCCTCCGGTGCGCCACAGCGAGCTAtag
- the sh2d3ca gene encoding SH2 domain-containing protein 3C isoform X5, which yields MVKSSRPSPPAALPYLTWLAFPFILSVCRHCHMEPAESQVPYVQFSKEKYLLESPPEKLRKELEEELKLSAADIRSHGWYHGHIPREVSETLVVRNGDFLVRDSLAGVGDYVLTCRWDNEVLHFKISKVLVKSNETKVQYVLEADSFDSVQELVRFYIGQRKPVSQSSGVHIYCPVSRTLPLRYLEATFALAASKQSSAYSPSSQRGAYIKRRSVTMNDGLTMDKMISHSDSDSPSPVKTPVTPPEPEPEPVPNCSPSTIHHHKDAMRNCAMSMDQIQEYRRPLSPVGETPRSPAYSAITRQRAHSSGRVLAVVPPSPQMRRSSDPELSPPAGNNPAEHPAHTSHPPHSAPARHPGHQTHSSETAGSYCDLRPCPAGPPKPPNKSYVERLRVEDGRADGARVEGEGVFSAPQVETASSFRPSRYASCLMPADNKPLEMSVLKRVKELLAEVDARTAAVHITMADCTVARILGVTTELQRMMGVSSGLELLTLPHGHQLRLDLLERFYTMSIMMAVDLLGCTGSTEERAALLHKTIQLAAELKSNLGNMFGFAAVMRALELPQISRLEQTWVTLRQRHTEGAILYEKKLKPFMKNMNDGKESNALANTSVPHIIPILSLLERGMAVGEALEPWESAEVGVDVVMYHLEAARTMAHHGGIYRSNTETKLQGFQERAEIHEIFQTEFQMRLLWGSRGSEGSQSERYEKFDKVLTALSYKLEPPVRHSEL from the exons ATGGTCAAGTCCTCTCGTCCCTCTCCGCCTGCAGCTCTCCCATACCTGACTTGGCTTGCATTTCCCTTCATTCTCAGTGTCTGTCGTCACTG ccataTGGAGCCAGCGGAGAGCCAGGTGCCATATGTGCAG TTCTCCAAGGAAAAGTACCTGCTGGAGTCTCCTCCTGAAAAACTTCgtaaggagctggaggaggagctgaaactGAGTGCTGCTGACATTCGGAGCCATGGCTGGTACCATGGACACATACCCAGAGAG GTGTCGGAGACTCTGGTTGTGCGTAATGGAGATTTCCTCGTGCGCGACTCTCTGGCCGGCGTGGGCGACTACGTGCTGACCTGTCGGTGGGACAACGAGGTGCTGCACTTCAAGATCAGCAAAGTCCTGGTCAAATCCAATGAGACCAAG GTGCAGTATGTGTTGGAGGCCGACAGCTTCGACTCGGTCCAGGAGCTGGTGCGTTTCTACATCGGCCAGCGCAAACCGGTGTCCCAGTCCAGCGGGGTCCACATCTACTGCCCGGTCAGCAGGACGCTGCCCCTGCGCTACCTGGAGGCCACCTTCGCTCTGGCCGCCAGCAAGCAAAGCTCCGCCTACTCGCCGTCCAGTCAGAGGGGAGCGTACATCAAGAGGCGGAGCGTCACCATGAATGACGGGCTGACGATGGACAAGATGATATCCCACAG TGACTCAGACAGTCCCAGTCCAGTTAAGACACCAGTGACCCCTCCAGAACCAGAGCCGGAACCTGTGCCCAACTGCAG CCCGTCGACCATCCACCACCATAAGGACGCGATGCGGAACTGCGCGATGAGCATGGACCAGATTCAGGAGTATCGCCGCCCCTTATCCCCTGTGGGGGAAACCCCTCGGTCTCCTGCATACAGCGCCA tCACCAGGCAGAGAGCCCACTCCAGCGGGAGGGTCCTGGCTgttgtccctccctccccccagatGCGTCGCTCCAGCGACCCTGAGCTCAGCCCGCCGGCCGGTAACAACCCTGCCGAGCATCCCGCGCATACCTCGCACCCGCCGCACTCCGCGCCCGCCCGCCATCCCGGCCACCAAACCCATTCCTCAGAAACCGCGGGGAGCTACTGTGACCTGAGACCATGTCCCGCCGGGCCCCCTAAGCCCCCGAACAAGAGCTACGTGGAGCGACTGCGAGTGGAAGACGGGCGGGCGGATGGAGcgagggtggagggagagggggtgtTCAGCGCCCCGCAGGTGGAGACGGCGTCCTCGTTCAGGCCGTCCAG GTACGCGTCTTGCCTCATGCCGGCTGACAACAAGCCTCTCGAGATGTCGGTGCTGAAGAGAGTGAAGGAGCTGCTGGCTGAGGTGGATGCAAGGACCGCGGCTGTACACATCACGATGGCGGACTGCACG GTGGCTAGAATATTAGGTGTAACCACGGAGCTGCAAAGGATGATGGGAGTGTCTTCTGGGTTGGAGTTACTCACACTACCGCATGGACACCAGCTAAGACTTGATCTACTGGAGAG GTTCTACACCATGTCCATCATGATGGCAGTGGACCTGCTCGGCTGCACGGGCAGCACAGAGGAGAGGGCCGCGCTGCTCCACAAGACCATCCAGTTGGCAGCGGAGTTGAAAAGCAACCTGGGCAACATGTTTGGCTTTGCCGCAGTGATGAGAGCCCTGGAGCTGCCGCAG ATTTCCCGCCTTGAGCAGACGTGGGTGACATTAcgccagagacacacagagggcgCTATTCTATATGAGAAAAAGTTAAAACCTTTCATGAAGAATATGAACGATGGGAAAG AGTCGAACGCCCTCGCCAACACGTCCGTTCCCCACATAATCCCCATCCTGTCCCTATTGGAGCGGGGCATGGCGGTCGGCGAGGCGCTGGAGCCCTGGGAGAGTGCCGAGGTGGGAGTAGATGTGGTCATGTACCACCTGGAGGCAGCTCGTACCATGGCACATCACGGGGGGATCTACAGGAGCAACACTGAGACCAAACTGCAGG GATTCCAGGAGCGAGCAGAAATACACGAGATCTTCCAGACCGAGTTCCAGATGCGTCTCCTGTGGGGCAGCCGTGGCTCCGAGGGCAGCCAGTCGGAGCGCTACGAGAAGTTCGACAAGGTCCTCACGGCTCTCTCGTACAAGCTGGAGCCTCCGGTGCGCCACAGCGAGCTAtag
- the sh2d3ca gene encoding SH2 domain-containing protein 3C isoform X7, whose amino-acid sequence MTERCSLWSALSAAACCFYRGSLMQFSKEKYLLESPPEKLRKELEEELKLSAADIRSHGWYHGHIPREVSETLVVRNGDFLVRDSLAGVGDYVLTCRWDNEVLHFKISKVLVKSNETKVQYVLEADSFDSVQELVRFYIGQRKPVSQSSGVHIYCPVSRTLPLRYLEATFALAASKQSSAYSPSSQRGAYIKRRSVTMNDGLTMDKMISHSDSDSPSPVKTPVTPPEPEPEPVPNCSPSTIHHHKDAMRNCAMSMDQIQEYRRPLSPVGETPRSPAYSAITRQRAHSSGRVLAVVPPSPQMRRSSDPELSPPAGNNPAEHPAHTSHPPHSAPARHPGHQTHSSETAGSYCDLRPCPAGPPKPPNKSYVERLRVEDGRADGARVEGEGVFSAPQVETASSFRPSRYASCLMPADNKPLEMSVLKRVKELLAEVDARTAAVHITMADCTVARILGVTTELQRMMGVSSGLELLTLPHGHQLRLDLLERFYTMSIMMAVDLLGCTGSTEERAALLHKTIQLAAELKSNLGNMFGFAAVMRALELPQISRLEQTWVTLRQRHTEGAILYEKKLKPFMKNMNDGKESNALANTSVPHIIPILSLLERGMAVGEALEPWESAEVGVDVVMYHLEAARTMAHHGGIYRSNTETKLQGFQERAEIHEIFQTEFQMRLLWGSRGSEGSQSERYEKFDKVLTALSYKLEPPVRHSEL is encoded by the exons ATGACGGAGAGGTGTAGTCTGTGGAGCGCCCTGTCGGCTGCAGCCTGCTGCTTCTACCGGGGATCGCTCATGCAG TTCTCCAAGGAAAAGTACCTGCTGGAGTCTCCTCCTGAAAAACTTCgtaaggagctggaggaggagctgaaactGAGTGCTGCTGACATTCGGAGCCATGGCTGGTACCATGGACACATACCCAGAGAG GTGTCGGAGACTCTGGTTGTGCGTAATGGAGATTTCCTCGTGCGCGACTCTCTGGCCGGCGTGGGCGACTACGTGCTGACCTGTCGGTGGGACAACGAGGTGCTGCACTTCAAGATCAGCAAAGTCCTGGTCAAATCCAATGAGACCAAG GTGCAGTATGTGTTGGAGGCCGACAGCTTCGACTCGGTCCAGGAGCTGGTGCGTTTCTACATCGGCCAGCGCAAACCGGTGTCCCAGTCCAGCGGGGTCCACATCTACTGCCCGGTCAGCAGGACGCTGCCCCTGCGCTACCTGGAGGCCACCTTCGCTCTGGCCGCCAGCAAGCAAAGCTCCGCCTACTCGCCGTCCAGTCAGAGGGGAGCGTACATCAAGAGGCGGAGCGTCACCATGAATGACGGGCTGACGATGGACAAGATGATATCCCACAG TGACTCAGACAGTCCCAGTCCAGTTAAGACACCAGTGACCCCTCCAGAACCAGAGCCGGAACCTGTGCCCAACTGCAG CCCGTCGACCATCCACCACCATAAGGACGCGATGCGGAACTGCGCGATGAGCATGGACCAGATTCAGGAGTATCGCCGCCCCTTATCCCCTGTGGGGGAAACCCCTCGGTCTCCTGCATACAGCGCCA tCACCAGGCAGAGAGCCCACTCCAGCGGGAGGGTCCTGGCTgttgtccctccctccccccagatGCGTCGCTCCAGCGACCCTGAGCTCAGCCCGCCGGCCGGTAACAACCCTGCCGAGCATCCCGCGCATACCTCGCACCCGCCGCACTCCGCGCCCGCCCGCCATCCCGGCCACCAAACCCATTCCTCAGAAACCGCGGGGAGCTACTGTGACCTGAGACCATGTCCCGCCGGGCCCCCTAAGCCCCCGAACAAGAGCTACGTGGAGCGACTGCGAGTGGAAGACGGGCGGGCGGATGGAGcgagggtggagggagagggggtgtTCAGCGCCCCGCAGGTGGAGACGGCGTCCTCGTTCAGGCCGTCCAG GTACGCGTCTTGCCTCATGCCGGCTGACAACAAGCCTCTCGAGATGTCGGTGCTGAAGAGAGTGAAGGAGCTGCTGGCTGAGGTGGATGCAAGGACCGCGGCTGTACACATCACGATGGCGGACTGCACG GTGGCTAGAATATTAGGTGTAACCACGGAGCTGCAAAGGATGATGGGAGTGTCTTCTGGGTTGGAGTTACTCACACTACCGCATGGACACCAGCTAAGACTTGATCTACTGGAGAG GTTCTACACCATGTCCATCATGATGGCAGTGGACCTGCTCGGCTGCACGGGCAGCACAGAGGAGAGGGCCGCGCTGCTCCACAAGACCATCCAGTTGGCAGCGGAGTTGAAAAGCAACCTGGGCAACATGTTTGGCTTTGCCGCAGTGATGAGAGCCCTGGAGCTGCCGCAG ATTTCCCGCCTTGAGCAGACGTGGGTGACATTAcgccagagacacacagagggcgCTATTCTATATGAGAAAAAGTTAAAACCTTTCATGAAGAATATGAACGATGGGAAAG AGTCGAACGCCCTCGCCAACACGTCCGTTCCCCACATAATCCCCATCCTGTCCCTATTGGAGCGGGGCATGGCGGTCGGCGAGGCGCTGGAGCCCTGGGAGAGTGCCGAGGTGGGAGTAGATGTGGTCATGTACCACCTGGAGGCAGCTCGTACCATGGCACATCACGGGGGGATCTACAGGAGCAACACTGAGACCAAACTGCAGG GATTCCAGGAGCGAGCAGAAATACACGAGATCTTCCAGACCGAGTTCCAGATGCGTCTCCTGTGGGGCAGCCGTGGCTCCGAGGGCAGCCAGTCGGAGCGCTACGAGAAGTTCGACAAGGTCCTCACGGCTCTCTCGTACAAGCTGGAGCCTCCGGTGCGCCACAGCGAGCTAtag
- the sh2d3ca gene encoding SH2 domain-containing protein 3C isoform X6, with translation MTERCSLWSALSAAACCFYRGSLMQVQFSKEKYLLESPPEKLRKELEEELKLSAADIRSHGWYHGHIPREVSETLVVRNGDFLVRDSLAGVGDYVLTCRWDNEVLHFKISKVLVKSNETKVQYVLEADSFDSVQELVRFYIGQRKPVSQSSGVHIYCPVSRTLPLRYLEATFALAASKQSSAYSPSSQRGAYIKRRSVTMNDGLTMDKMISHSDSDSPSPVKTPVTPPEPEPEPVPNCSPSTIHHHKDAMRNCAMSMDQIQEYRRPLSPVGETPRSPAYSAITRQRAHSSGRVLAVVPPSPQMRRSSDPELSPPAGNNPAEHPAHTSHPPHSAPARHPGHQTHSSETAGSYCDLRPCPAGPPKPPNKSYVERLRVEDGRADGARVEGEGVFSAPQVETASSFRPSRYASCLMPADNKPLEMSVLKRVKELLAEVDARTAAVHITMADCTVARILGVTTELQRMMGVSSGLELLTLPHGHQLRLDLLERFYTMSIMMAVDLLGCTGSTEERAALLHKTIQLAAELKSNLGNMFGFAAVMRALELPQISRLEQTWVTLRQRHTEGAILYEKKLKPFMKNMNDGKESNALANTSVPHIIPILSLLERGMAVGEALEPWESAEVGVDVVMYHLEAARTMAHHGGIYRSNTETKLQGFQERAEIHEIFQTEFQMRLLWGSRGSEGSQSERYEKFDKVLTALSYKLEPPVRHSEL, from the exons ATGACGGAGAGGTGTAGTCTGTGGAGCGCCCTGTCGGCTGCAGCCTGCTGCTTCTACCGGGGATCGCTCATGCAGGTGCAG TTCTCCAAGGAAAAGTACCTGCTGGAGTCTCCTCCTGAAAAACTTCgtaaggagctggaggaggagctgaaactGAGTGCTGCTGACATTCGGAGCCATGGCTGGTACCATGGACACATACCCAGAGAG GTGTCGGAGACTCTGGTTGTGCGTAATGGAGATTTCCTCGTGCGCGACTCTCTGGCCGGCGTGGGCGACTACGTGCTGACCTGTCGGTGGGACAACGAGGTGCTGCACTTCAAGATCAGCAAAGTCCTGGTCAAATCCAATGAGACCAAG GTGCAGTATGTGTTGGAGGCCGACAGCTTCGACTCGGTCCAGGAGCTGGTGCGTTTCTACATCGGCCAGCGCAAACCGGTGTCCCAGTCCAGCGGGGTCCACATCTACTGCCCGGTCAGCAGGACGCTGCCCCTGCGCTACCTGGAGGCCACCTTCGCTCTGGCCGCCAGCAAGCAAAGCTCCGCCTACTCGCCGTCCAGTCAGAGGGGAGCGTACATCAAGAGGCGGAGCGTCACCATGAATGACGGGCTGACGATGGACAAGATGATATCCCACAG TGACTCAGACAGTCCCAGTCCAGTTAAGACACCAGTGACCCCTCCAGAACCAGAGCCGGAACCTGTGCCCAACTGCAG CCCGTCGACCATCCACCACCATAAGGACGCGATGCGGAACTGCGCGATGAGCATGGACCAGATTCAGGAGTATCGCCGCCCCTTATCCCCTGTGGGGGAAACCCCTCGGTCTCCTGCATACAGCGCCA tCACCAGGCAGAGAGCCCACTCCAGCGGGAGGGTCCTGGCTgttgtccctccctccccccagatGCGTCGCTCCAGCGACCCTGAGCTCAGCCCGCCGGCCGGTAACAACCCTGCCGAGCATCCCGCGCATACCTCGCACCCGCCGCACTCCGCGCCCGCCCGCCATCCCGGCCACCAAACCCATTCCTCAGAAACCGCGGGGAGCTACTGTGACCTGAGACCATGTCCCGCCGGGCCCCCTAAGCCCCCGAACAAGAGCTACGTGGAGCGACTGCGAGTGGAAGACGGGCGGGCGGATGGAGcgagggtggagggagagggggtgtTCAGCGCCCCGCAGGTGGAGACGGCGTCCTCGTTCAGGCCGTCCAG GTACGCGTCTTGCCTCATGCCGGCTGACAACAAGCCTCTCGAGATGTCGGTGCTGAAGAGAGTGAAGGAGCTGCTGGCTGAGGTGGATGCAAGGACCGCGGCTGTACACATCACGATGGCGGACTGCACG GTGGCTAGAATATTAGGTGTAACCACGGAGCTGCAAAGGATGATGGGAGTGTCTTCTGGGTTGGAGTTACTCACACTACCGCATGGACACCAGCTAAGACTTGATCTACTGGAGAG GTTCTACACCATGTCCATCATGATGGCAGTGGACCTGCTCGGCTGCACGGGCAGCACAGAGGAGAGGGCCGCGCTGCTCCACAAGACCATCCAGTTGGCAGCGGAGTTGAAAAGCAACCTGGGCAACATGTTTGGCTTTGCCGCAGTGATGAGAGCCCTGGAGCTGCCGCAG ATTTCCCGCCTTGAGCAGACGTGGGTGACATTAcgccagagacacacagagggcgCTATTCTATATGAGAAAAAGTTAAAACCTTTCATGAAGAATATGAACGATGGGAAAG AGTCGAACGCCCTCGCCAACACGTCCGTTCCCCACATAATCCCCATCCTGTCCCTATTGGAGCGGGGCATGGCGGTCGGCGAGGCGCTGGAGCCCTGGGAGAGTGCCGAGGTGGGAGTAGATGTGGTCATGTACCACCTGGAGGCAGCTCGTACCATGGCACATCACGGGGGGATCTACAGGAGCAACACTGAGACCAAACTGCAGG GATTCCAGGAGCGAGCAGAAATACACGAGATCTTCCAGACCGAGTTCCAGATGCGTCTCCTGTGGGGCAGCCGTGGCTCCGAGGGCAGCCAGTCGGAGCGCTACGAGAAGTTCGACAAGGTCCTCACGGCTCTCTCGTACAAGCTGGAGCCTCCGGTGCGCCACAGCGAGCTAtag